The proteins below come from a single Sorghum bicolor cultivar BTx623 chromosome 4, Sorghum_bicolor_NCBIv3, whole genome shotgun sequence genomic window:
- the LOC8073811 gene encoding citrate synthase, glyoxysomal isoform X1, whose translation MDRADPARGRLAVLSSHLRAGGAVAGEAAGLERSPVSAAAPGPRAGALAVVDGRTGKRHEVKVSEDGTVRATDFKKITAGKDDKGLKIYDPGYLNTAPVRSTICYIDGDEGILRYRGYPIEELAESSSFVEVAYLLMYGNLPTQSQLASWEFAISQHSAVPQGLLDIIQSMPHDAHPMGVLASAMSTLSVFHPDANPALKGQDLYKSKQVRDKQIVRVLGKAPTIAAAAYLRLAGRPPILPSNTLSYSENFLYMLDSLGNKSYKPNPRLARALDILFILHAEHEMNCSTAAVRHLASSGVDVFTALSGGVGALYGPLHGGANEAVLKMLNEIGSVENIPDFIEGVKNRKRKMSGFGHRVYKNYDPRAKVIRKLSEEVFSIVGRDPLIEVAIALEKAALSDEYFVKRKLYPNVDFYSGLIYRAMGFPTEFFPVLFAIPRMAGWLAHWKESLDDPDTKIMRPQQVYTGAWLRHYTPVRERVLPSQSEELGQIATSNATRRRRAGSAL comes from the exons ATGGATCGCGCCGACCCCGCGCGGGGCCGCCTCGCCGTGCTCTCCTCCCACCTCCGCGCCGGTGGCGCGGTGGCAGGGGAGGCGGCGGGGCTGGAGAGGTCGCCGGTGTCCGCGGCGGCGCCCGGGCCCCGCGCCGGCGCGCTCGCCGTGGTGGACGGGAGGACCGGGAAGCGGCACGAGGTCAAGGTCTCCGAGGACGGCACCGTGCGCGCCACCGACTTCAAGAAG ATTACCGCTGGTAAGGATGACAAGGGTCTTAAGATTTATGATCCTGGTTATCTTAACACTGCCCCTGTTCGCTCCACCATCTGCTACATCGATGGGGACGAGGGAATCCTTCGCTACAGGGGTTATCCAATCGAAGAGTTGGCTGAAAGCAGTTCGTTTGTTGAGGTGGCGTACCTTTTAA TGTATGGGAATCTGCCTACTCAGAGCCAATTGGCAAGCTGGGAATTCGCTATTTCTCAGCATTCTGCTGTTCCTCAAGGACTGTTG GATATCATACAATCGATGCCCCATGATGCTCACCCCATGGGTGTCCTTGCCAGCGCAATGAGCACCCTTTCTGTCTTCCATCCGGATGCAAACCCTGCTCTTAAA GGTCAAGATCTTTATAAGTCAAAGCAGGTGAGGGATAAACAAATTGTCCGAGTACTTGGGAAG GCACCAACAATAGCAGCTGCTGCCTACTTGAGATTAGCAGGAAGGCCTCCCATCCTTCCTTCAAATACTCTATCTTATTCAGAGAACTTCTTGTACATGCTGGACTCTTT GGGTAACAAATCATATAAACCAAATCCTCGACTTGCTCGAGCTCTAGACATCCTGTTTATTCTGCATGCTGAACATGAAATGAACTGCTCTACAGCTGCTGTTAGGCACCTTGCTTCAAG TGGTGTGGATGTCTTCACTGCTCTTTCTGGTGGTGTTGGAGCTCTATATGGTCCTCTGCATGGCGGTGCAAATGAG GCAGTACTGAAAATGTTAAATGAGATTGGAAGTGTGGAGAATATTCCAGATTTCATTGAAGGAGTAAAGAACAG GAAGAGGAAGATGTCAGGTTTTGGGCACCGTGTGTACAAGAACTATGACCCTCGTGCTAAAGTCATCAGGAAATTGTCAGAGGAGGTGTTCTCAATTGTTGGACGGGATCCACTTATTGAG GTGGCCATTGCTCTAGAAAAGGCAGCACTGTCAGATGAATATTTTGTCAAGAGGAAGCTATATCCAAACGTGGACTTCTACTCTGGGTTAATTTATAG GGCGATGGGATTCCCTACAGAATTTTTCCCTGTGCTGTTTGCCATTCCTCGCATGGCTGGCTGGCTAGCACATTGGAAAGAGTCACTCGATGATCCCGACACTAAGATTATGAGGCCCCAACAG GTAtacaccggcgcctggctgagGCATTATACCCCAGTCAGAGAACGAGTGCTGCCAAGCCAGAGTGAGGAACTCGGCCAGATTGCCACCTCAAACGCAACTAGGCGCCGCCGTGCTGGTTCTGCCCTGTAG
- the LOC8073811 gene encoding citrate synthase, glyoxysomal isoform X2 has product MDRAGALAVVDGRTGKRHEVKVSEDGTVRATDFKKITAGKDDKGLKIYDPGYLNTAPVRSTICYIDGDEGILRYRGYPIEELAESSSFVEVAYLLMYGNLPTQSQLASWEFAISQHSAVPQGLLDIIQSMPHDAHPMGVLASAMSTLSVFHPDANPALKGQDLYKSKQVRDKQIVRVLGKAPTIAAAAYLRLAGRPPILPSNTLSYSENFLYMLDSLGNKSYKPNPRLARALDILFILHAEHEMNCSTAAVRHLASSGVDVFTALSGGVGALYGPLHGGANEAVLKMLNEIGSVENIPDFIEGVKNRKRKMSGFGHRVYKNYDPRAKVIRKLSEEVFSIVGRDPLIEVAIALEKAALSDEYFVKRKLYPNVDFYSGLIYRAMGFPTEFFPVLFAIPRMAGWLAHWKESLDDPDTKIMRPQQVYTGAWLRHYTPVRERVLPSQSEELGQIATSNATRRRRAGSAL; this is encoded by the exons ATGGAT CGCGCCGGCGCGCTCGCCGTGGTGGACGGGAGGACCGGGAAGCGGCACGAGGTCAAGGTCTCCGAGGACGGCACCGTGCGCGCCACCGACTTCAAGAAG ATTACCGCTGGTAAGGATGACAAGGGTCTTAAGATTTATGATCCTGGTTATCTTAACACTGCCCCTGTTCGCTCCACCATCTGCTACATCGATGGGGACGAGGGAATCCTTCGCTACAGGGGTTATCCAATCGAAGAGTTGGCTGAAAGCAGTTCGTTTGTTGAGGTGGCGTACCTTTTAA TGTATGGGAATCTGCCTACTCAGAGCCAATTGGCAAGCTGGGAATTCGCTATTTCTCAGCATTCTGCTGTTCCTCAAGGACTGTTG GATATCATACAATCGATGCCCCATGATGCTCACCCCATGGGTGTCCTTGCCAGCGCAATGAGCACCCTTTCTGTCTTCCATCCGGATGCAAACCCTGCTCTTAAA GGTCAAGATCTTTATAAGTCAAAGCAGGTGAGGGATAAACAAATTGTCCGAGTACTTGGGAAG GCACCAACAATAGCAGCTGCTGCCTACTTGAGATTAGCAGGAAGGCCTCCCATCCTTCCTTCAAATACTCTATCTTATTCAGAGAACTTCTTGTACATGCTGGACTCTTT GGGTAACAAATCATATAAACCAAATCCTCGACTTGCTCGAGCTCTAGACATCCTGTTTATTCTGCATGCTGAACATGAAATGAACTGCTCTACAGCTGCTGTTAGGCACCTTGCTTCAAG TGGTGTGGATGTCTTCACTGCTCTTTCTGGTGGTGTTGGAGCTCTATATGGTCCTCTGCATGGCGGTGCAAATGAG GCAGTACTGAAAATGTTAAATGAGATTGGAAGTGTGGAGAATATTCCAGATTTCATTGAAGGAGTAAAGAACAG GAAGAGGAAGATGTCAGGTTTTGGGCACCGTGTGTACAAGAACTATGACCCTCGTGCTAAAGTCATCAGGAAATTGTCAGAGGAGGTGTTCTCAATTGTTGGACGGGATCCACTTATTGAG GTGGCCATTGCTCTAGAAAAGGCAGCACTGTCAGATGAATATTTTGTCAAGAGGAAGCTATATCCAAACGTGGACTTCTACTCTGGGTTAATTTATAG GGCGATGGGATTCCCTACAGAATTTTTCCCTGTGCTGTTTGCCATTCCTCGCATGGCTGGCTGGCTAGCACATTGGAAAGAGTCACTCGATGATCCCGACACTAAGATTATGAGGCCCCAACAG GTAtacaccggcgcctggctgagGCATTATACCCCAGTCAGAGAACGAGTGCTGCCAAGCCAGAGTGAGGAACTCGGCCAGATTGCCACCTCAAACGCAACTAGGCGCCGCCGTGCTGGTTCTGCCCTGTAG
- the LOC8073810 gene encoding protein FLOWERING LOCUS T, with translation MANDSLVTARVIGDVLDPFYSSIDLMVLFNGMPIVSGMELRAPTVSERPRVEIGGDDYRVAYTLVMVDPDAPNPSNPTLREYLHWMVTDIPASTDDTYGREVMCYEAPNPTTGIHRMVLVLFRQLGRETVYAPSWRHNFSTRGFARRYNLGAPVAAMYFNCQRQNGSGGRRFTGAYTGGRHEDGSNNFDDEDSEDSDQEDEDDGGLSNVRWRILLARDDMNDLFEHNYKDMKR, from the exons ATGGCCAACGATTCCTTGGTTACAGCTCGTGTCATAGGAGATGTCCTGGACCCCTTCTACAGCTCCATTGATCTGATGGTGCTCTTCAATGGTATGCCCATTGTCAGCGGCATGGAGTTGCGTGCTCCGACGGTCTCTGAGAGGCCAAGGGTTGAGATCGGAGGAGATGACTATCGTGTTGCTTATACCCTG GTGATGGTTGATCCTGATGCTCCAAACCCAAGCAACCCAACCCTAAGGGAGTACCTGCACTG GATGGTCACTGACATTCCAGCGTCAACTGATGACACCTACG GGCGGGAGGTGATGTGCTACGAGGCCCCAAACCCGACGACGGGGATCCACCGCATGGTGCTGGTGCTGTTCCGGCAGCTGGGGCGGGAGACGGTGTACGCGCCGTCCTGGCGCCACAACTTCAGCACGCGCGGCTTCGCCCGCCGCTACAACCTCGGCGCGCCCGTCGCCGCCATGTACTTCAACTGCCAGCGCCAGAACGGCTCCGGCGGACGGAGGTTCACCGGGGCCTACACCGGCGGCAGACATG AGGATGGTTCTAATAATTTTGATGATGAGGATTCCGAGGACTCTGACCAAGAGGACGAAGACGATGGCGGCTTGAGCAACGTCCGCTGGAGGATCCTGCTAGCGAGGGATGACATGAATGACCTCTTCGAGCACAACTACAAGGACATGAAGCGCTGA